From the Devosia sp. FJ2-5-3 genome, the window TCACCCGCCTCGTGACGCCGCTGGAAAAGCTGGGCATCGCCAATGCACGGGATATCGGCCTCGCCATCGGGCTGGTCATCCGCTTCGTGCCCGAGGTGCAGGCGCGCTATCGCAGCGTGGTCGAGGCGCATCGCGCGCGGGGGCTGAAGCTGCGGCCCGCGACCATCATCGTCCCGACCATCATCGGCACCATGCTCAGCGCCGACGAGATCGCCAACGCCATCGACGCCCGCACTATTCGCGGCAGACCCGAAAAGCCCAATTAAAGGTTCAAAACCAATGTCTACACGGTCCCTGGTCCTGATCGCCCTGTTCACGGCAATCATCGTCGTGCTCGGGCTCATCCCGCCGATCATGGTGGGCTTTTTCCCGGTCCCCATCCAGGCGCAGAACCTTGGGGTGATGCTCGCCGGCGTGGTTCTGGGGGCACGCGGCGGCGCCTTTTCGGTGCTGCTGCTGCTGGTGCTGGTAGCCATCGGCCTGCCCGTGCTGTCCGGCGGACGGGGCGGGCTTGCGGTGTTCATGAGCCCAACGGCGGGCTATCTGGTGGGCTTTCTGCCGGCGGCATTCGTCACGGGCTGGCTGTCGAGCAAGGCCGCCAAGGCAATGGCGGGCGGCGGCAAGCTCTTTGCCGGGTTCTTCCTCGCGGCGGCAATCGGCGTCGTCATCGACCATGCCTTCGGCATTGCCTGGCTCGCCTTCGCCGCCGGCCTCTCGCTGTTCGACGCGGTCATCGGCAATCTGATCTTCGTGCCGGGCGATTTGATCAAGGCCGCCATCGCCGCCTATGTCGGCCTGCTGCTGAGCACCAATCTGGGCGCCAGGGGCCGGCTCGACTGAGGCTGGCGCGTGGGAAGAGCTCAGGCCATGGCTGCCCGATAGATCGCAAGGACATCCTCGACCGACATCGGGCGGGGATTGTTGTCCATCAGCCGGCGGATGGCATGGGCTTCGCTGGCCCAGATCGGCAATTCGTCGGCGGGCGCACCATGGGCGGCAAGGCTGGTCTCCACCCCGAGGCGACGACAGAATGCGAGGCTTTCGGAGCGCAGCGCGTCGGCGTCGCTGCCGCGAAACTGGAGGAAATCGCAGATCGCGCGGGTCTTTTCTGGCACGACCGGGGCATTGAAAGCCAGGACATGCGGAAAGATGATGGCATTGGCCAGACCGTGCGGCAGCTTGAGCCGCGTGCCCAGCGGATAGGCCAGCGCATGCCCGCCAGCCGTATTGACGGGCCCGAGGCAGATGCCGCCGTAGTAGGAGGCCAGCATCATGCCGGTGCGGGCCTCGATGTCCTGTCCGTTTTCGACGGCGCGCGCGAGATAGCGCCCGACGAGGTCGATGCCCATGCGGGCATAGCCATCGATCAGGGGATGGGCCTTGAGATTGGTGAAGGCCTCGACGCAATGGGCGAGCGCATCGATGCCGGTCGCGGCGGTGACCGCAGCGGGCACGCTATAGGTCAGTTCGGGATCGAGCACGGCGATGTCGGCCAGCATGTGCCGGCTTTCGATCGCCATCTTGGCGAGGGTTTCAGGATTGGCGACGAGGGCGCGCGTGCCCGCTTCCGAGCCGGTGCCCGAGGTGGTGGGCACCTGCGCCAGGGCGCTGCGGCGGCCAAGGATCTTGTCGACGCCGACCACATCGAGAATGGACTGGTCGCTGTCCCACAGCGCGGCCACGAGCTTGGCGACATCCATCACCGAGCCGCCACCGAGCCCGATCACCAGATCCGGCTTGAAGGCGCGCGCGGCGGCCAGCGCGGCCTCGACCGCCGGCAGATCCGGCTCGGGGGGGATGTCGATGAAGGTTTCGACCACGCCCTTGAGGCCGATGCGCTCGACAAAGCCCATGGTCGGGACCATGGCGAGAACGAAGATCCGCTCATAGGCGCCGGCCCATTCGCCGAGCCGGCCAATGGCGCCGCCACCGATTTCGAGCCGCTGCGGCTGCACGAGGGTGATCGGGCGCGCCATGGAGAGAATGGCTTCAGACATTTTCCTGGGCCTCCAGTTCGGCCATTCGGGCCCAGACGGTCTCGGCCTCAGCCGCGCTCAGCTCGACCAGGGGCGGGCAGACCCGCAACCAGCCATCATTGCCGCGCCGCCGCGCCAGCATGGCCTTGACGGTGGGGAGCTGGACATAGGCGTTGGAGAGGTCGCGCCAGGCATTGATCCGCGCCTGGGCCGCCTCGACCGCTTCGCTCCTCGCCGGGTCGAACCAATTGTCGAACACGACGCGCAGATGCTTGCCGATGAGATTGGAGCTCGAGGTGATGCACCCAGCCCCGCCGGCCCGCAGCAGCGGCAGCATGAAGGGGTCGGCCCCGGCCAGCACGGAGAAATCCTTAAAGGCTGCGGCGTAAGCTTGCATGCTCTCGAGCTTGCCCGAGCTGTCCTTGATGCCGACAAAGACGCCGGGAAACGCCTCGCGCAGCCGGCCAACCAGTTCAATCGACAGGCCAACCTGGGCGATGGGCGGGATGTGGTAGAGAATGATGCGGAGGTCGTCGCTGCCGACCCGTTCTACCAATTGGGCATAGAAGCGGAACAGGCCTTCGTCGCTGACGCCCTTGTAGTAGAAGGGCGGCAGCACGACGCAGGCTTTCACCCCGGCATCGATTGCGTGTTTTACGAGGGTCACGCTGTCGGCGATGTTGGTCTGGGAGGTACCCGGCAGAAGCTGCTGCGGATCGAGCCCGGCGGAGATGACCCGCTCGAGCAATTGCTGGCGCTGGTTAAGGCTGAAGGAATTGGCCTCGCCCGTCGTGCCCAGCAGCGCCACACCGTGGCAGCCCTCCGCAATGAGCGCCTTGCAGTGGGCGGCAAAGCTTGCATGGTCGGGCGAACCATCTTCCAGAATAGGCGTGGCGGCGGCGCTGAACACGCCCGAGACGGGGAATGCGGTGGCGGGATTGGTCATTTCTTCCCCGAGACGAGCCGGCGCGCATAGGCGATGGCAGAGTTCATGTTGATATGATTGGCCTTGCCGGTGCCGGCGATGTCGAACGCCGTGCCGTGATCCACCGAGGTCCGGTCGATCGGCAGCCCCAGCGAGACATTGACGGCGGTGTCGAAGGCCACGAGCTTGATGGGGATGTGCCCCTGATCGTGATATTGGGCGACGACCAGGTCGAAGCCGCCATTATAGGCCCGGTGAAAGACGGTATCGGCGGAGATGGGGCCGACCACGTCGATGCCCTCGGCTCGCGCCATGGCGACGGCCGGGGCCACCTGCACATCGTCTTCGGTGCCGAAGAGGCCATTTTCGCCGCAATGTGGGTTGATCCCGGCAATGGCGATGCGCGGGTGCTCATAGCCGACGCGCTTGAGATGCTCGTTGCCGGCGCGAATGGTGGCGAGGATGCGCTCGGGGGTTGCCCGGTCGATGGCAGTCTTGAGCGAAACGTGGGTGGAGACGTGGATGACTTTGAGCCGCTCGGAGGCCAGCAGCATGAAGGCCGATTTCTGCCCGGTCAGCGCCGCCAACATGCCGGTGTGGCCATCATAATGATGACCGGCCGCGTTGAGCGCTTCCTTGTTGATCGGCGCTGTCACGATGCAGCCGATCTCGCCGGCCTCAGCATCGCGCACCGCTTTTTCGATGAAGCGGAAAGCCGCGTCGCCGCAAATCGGATCGAGCTTGCCCCAAGGCAGCGGCGCGCCTTCCATCGGCAGGTCGACAACCACGCCATCGAGATCGAGGGACACGCCGACAGCGGCGCGAGCGGCCTCGAGCGTGGCGCGATTGCCATAGATGCGGGTCCGGGCGCGGGCGTCCGCATCCATCTCGGCCAGGGCCTTGATGGAAATTTCCGGGCCCACCCCTGCCGGATCGCCCATGGTAATGCCGATGATCTGGCTCAAAGCTATTCTCCGTCGATCCAGCCTGCGGGCAGGCGGACATATTTGATGGCGCGCCGGAAATAGGTATAGGCCAGGTGCAATGCCCCATCCTCCCCTTCCAGCAGATAGGGATAGGACAGCTCCTTGTTGCGCCCGTCGACCGAATTATTGGACGTGCAGGTGCCGGGGCTGTCATCGACGATCCGACGCTGCGGCCAGGTCAGGCCGCCATCGGTGGATATGCAGAGCGTCAGCGGGGCGCGGGGCACACCCCAGATCGGCGCGCAGCCGCCCGTCGCATCGGGGCGGTCGTCACCTTCCTCGATCTCGTCATAGAGCGAGGCCCGCCGATCCGTGGAGGTCGCGGCCGATGCCGGGTTGCAAAGCATGGCCAGCCGTCCGTCGCGCAGGCGGATGACGTTGATCGATGAATTGTTGTTGGGCACGTCGGTGGGGCGAGGTTCGGACCAGGTGAAACCACCATCGAGGCTTTCCGAGCGGCAGACGAAATCGGACTGGCGCCGGCGGTAGAAGGCGACCATGTGATCGCCATCGAGCGGCACGATGGTCATGTGCACCGAGCCGATCGAGCCGGGCACGTCGCTCATGGTCCAGGTCTGGCCGTCATCCGTGCTGACGGCAACGGCGGCGTTGTCGTGGCTGCCATTCCAACGCTGGCCCGGTCGCGAGATGCAGCGGAACACACCCATCATCACAGCCCCGTCCTTCCGCCGGACGAAACGGCCACGAATGAAGCTGCCCAGAGGCAGGTCGAGCTCGCGCGGCGGACCCGAGACCAGCTGATTGCCGGACAGCGAAACCGGGCGCGTGCGCAGCAGGCATTCATCCTGATTGCCGGCTGGCTGGGCAGTGTGGAACAGGTGCCACTGGCCCCGACTATCGCGCCAGAGGACGGGATTCTGCTCTGACCGCTGGTCGTCATCGCTCAGCCGCACCGGCGCGCTCCACACCGTCGCACCGGGGGAAAGCGTCGAGCCATAGATCGAAATATCGGACTTGCCCTCAAGGGTCCCGCCGAACCACAGGCAGGCCAGCGTGCCATCGTCCAGACGCTCGATGAAGGCGGCGTGGTTCTGCACCATCGGAGACGGCAGGAAAGCCTCGTTCCGCCCCTCTGCCCCGGCCACAAGGCGCCCGTCCATCCGCGCTGCGATATCCTCTGGCGACACTCTTCCCTCCTAGATCAGTGACCCCAAACTTCCCGCCAAATCACATGTTGTCAAGTTCATAAACGAAGATGTTTTCAAACTGGCGCCGCTCATGCGGATTTTTATGTATTGTTTTTCAATGGCTTGATTAGCCTGACAAACCAAAATTGTAAGGTTGAAAAAAATCGGTTTGACAACCAGACAGTGAATAGCAATAGTTTTGACACGGGGCGCGCAAGTGCCTTCGAGGGTATTGGCATGGGCGAAACCGCAGCGCCGCCCATCACACCCACAGCTGCGATGGGAGGATCCGAATTGTTTAAACCGCTTCTGATTGGCGCCCTCTTGGCGTCCACGACGATTGCTCCTGCGCTGGCGCAGGCAAATACCGATATCACCGTGGTGCTGAGTGAAGAGCTCGACCTGGTCGAACCCTGCATGGCCACGCGTTCCAATATCGGGCGCGTCATCATGCAGAACATCAGCGAGACACTGACCGAGCTGGACGTCCGGGGCGATGCCGGCCTGATGCCGCGCCTGGCCGAAAGCTGGGAAGATCTCGGCAACGGCACCTGGCAGTTCAAGCTGCGCCAGGGCGTGACCTTCTCCGATGGCTCGGCCTTCGACGCCAACGACGTCAAGCACTCGTTCGACCGCGTCTTCTCCGACCAGATCACCTGCGAGAGCAAGCGCTACTTTGCCGACACCGCGCTCTCCTTCGAGGTGGTGGACGACAACACCATCAACATCACCGCCGATCCGGTCCAGCCCATCCTGCCGCTGCTGATGACGCTCGTCACCATCGTGCCGTCCGAAACGCCGATGGAATTCGTGCGCGACCCGATCGGCACCGGCCCTTATGCCATGACCGACTGGACGGCCGGCCAGCAGATCGTCCTCGAGCGCCGCGACGATTACTGGGGCGCACAGCCCGAAGTGACCAAGGCGACCTATGTGTTCCGCTCCGAGCCAGCCGTCCGCGCGGGCATGGTTGCCGCCGGCGAAGCCGACATCGCGCCGCAGATCACCGCCGAAGTTGCGGATAATCGCGATCTCGATTTCGCCTATCCGAACTCTGAAACCGTCTATCTGCGCATTGACGGCCAGGACGCGCCGACCGACGACATCCGCATTCGCAAGGCGCTCAACCACGCCATCGAACGCGAAGCCTTTATCGGCACCATCCTGCCCGAAGGCACCGAACTGGCCGTCGCCATGGTCCCACCCACGACGCTGGGCTGGAACCCCAACCTGACGCCGCCGGCTTATGATCCCGACCTCGCCAAGCAACTGATCGCCGAAGCCCAGGCCGATGGCGTCGACACCAGCCTGCCGATCGAGATCGTGGCCCGCACCGAGAACTTCCCGAACGTGACGGAAGTGGCCGAGGCCATCGTGCAGATGCTGACCGATGTCGGCTTCAACGCCAGCCTGCGCATGGTGGAAGTGGCCGAGCACGAGCAGTTCTACTCCAAGCCCTATCCGGAGAGCGAAGGCACGCGCCTCGTCATGGCCCAGCACGACAACAGCCGCGGCGACCCGGTGTTCTCGATGTTCTTCAAATATGCCAGCGAAGGCACCCAGTCCGGCGTCGCCGACCCCAAGGTGGACGATCTGATCGCCCGCGCTTCGGCCGCAACCGGGGAAGAACGCGCCGCCATCTGGTCCGAGCTCTTCGCCTATGTGCATGATGAGATCGTCGCCGACGTCCTCCTGTTCCACATGGTGGGCCTCAGCCGCGTCGGCGAACGACTTGAGTTCACCCCGACCATCGCCACCAATGGACAGCTGCAGCTGAGCGAAATCGGCTTCAAATAGGTCCGTTCACGATCTGGGCGACGCCGGAAAATCCGGCGTCGCCTTTTGACCACCAGGGAAAAATGCCATGACCAAAATGATCGGGCAGCGCGCCATAGCGAGCCTCCTGTCCCTGCTGGGACTGATGGTCCTGGTGTTCTTTCTGTCGCGACTGACCGGCGATCCGGCAGTGCTGTTCCTGCCCATCGATGCGACCGAGGAGATGAAGCAGCAGTTCCGCGCCCTGCATGGGCTCGACCTGCCGCTGATCGAACAATTCGGGCGCTATGTGCTCGATATCGTCCAGCTCGATTTCGGCGAAAGCCTGCGCAAGGCGCGCCCCGCCATCGATATCGTCATCGAAGCCTATAGCTGGACGCTGCCGCTGGCGGTGATCACCATGAGCCTCGTGGTGGTCGCCGCGATCATCCTCGGCTCGCTCGCCGCCTTCAATGTCGGCGGCTTTTTCGACCGGCTGGTATCCATCGTGTCGCTCGTGGGCGCCTCGGCCCCCGATTTCTGGATCGCCATCGTCGCCATCGTCATCTTTTCGCTGGGCCTGGGCTGGCTGCCGACCTCGGGCGTCGGGACGCCATGGCACTGGATCCTGCCCATTACCGTGCTCTTCATCCGGCCGTTCGGGCTGGTGGTGCAGGTGGTTCGCGGCTCCATGCTTTCGGCGCTCTCGGCCCCCTATGTGAAGACGGCACGGGCCAAGGGCGTCAAGAATTTGCCGCTGATCTTCGTGCACACCCTGCGCAATGGCATGCTGCCCGTCATTACCGTCATCGGCGACCAGGCCGCGGCCATGCTCAACGGCGCCGTCATCGTCGAGACCATTTTCGGTTTCCCCGGCATCGGCAAGCTGATGATCGATTCCATCCTGCAGCGCGACTTCAACGTGGTGCTCGCCGCCATCATGGTCACCGCCATCGCCATCTTCATCATGAACATCCTGATCGACATCGCCTATGGGCTGCTCGATCCGCGGATCCGACAATAGGAGGCGATGATGGCAGACCTCACTCTCGCCAAGCCGGACGACAATTCCGCCCCGCGCGGGCCTTCGCTGCTCTCCATGCTGTGGCGCGACAAGCTCGCCTTCGCCTCGGCCGTGATCCTGCTGGTGATCGTGCTGTTCGCGCTGTTCGGCCCGGCGCTGCTGGGCGAGCTCGCGACGCGGCAGAATTTGCGCGGCCGCAATTTCCCGCCCTTCAGCCTCGAGCGCGGCTGGGTCTTCTTCCTGGGCGGCGATTCCCTCGGGCGGCCGATGCTGGCGCGCCTCGTCGTGGCCGCGCACAGCACGATCCTGATTGCCGCGGGCACGGTGTTTTCGGCCCTCGTCGTCGGCGCGGGGCTCGGGCTCGTCGCCGGCTACAGGGGCAAGACGGTGTCGCAGATCATCATGCGCCTCGCCGACGTGATCATGTCGTTCCCCTCGCTGCTGATCGCGGTCGTCGTGCTTTATGTGCTGGGACCCTCCATACAGAACATGGTGCTGGTGCTGGCCATTACCCGCATCCCGATCTATCTGCGCACGACCCGAGCGGAGGTGCTCGAAGTGCGCGAGCGCATGTTCGTGCAGGCGGCTATCGTCATGGGGGCTCGGCACCGGCGCATCATCCTCAGGCACATCCTGCCGGTGATCGCGCCGACGCTGGTCACCATCGCGACGCTGGATTTCGCCTTCGTCATGCTGGCTGAATCCTCGCTGTCATTCCTCGGCATCGGCGTGCAGCCGCCCGATATCACCTGGGGCCTGATGGTCAGCCAGGGCAGGCCCTATCTCACCACGGCATGGTGGCTGGCCTTCTGGCCGGGGATGATGATTGTCCTCACCGCGCTCTCGCTCAATCTCCTGTCCAACTGGATGCGCGTCGCGCTCGACCCCAACCAGCGCTGGCGCCTCGAATCCCGGAGGACGAAGAATGTCTGAGCCGCTGCTGACAGTAAAAAACCTCTCGGTGGATTTTCACACCGCCCGCGGCACCGTGCATGCGGTCAAGAACGTCTCGTGGCACGTGGCGCGGGGGGAAACCCTCGCCATCCTGGGGGAAAGCGGCTCGGGCAAGTCCGTTTCGGCCAATGCGGTGATGA encodes:
- a CDS encoding iron-containing alcohol dehydrogenase; this translates as MSEAILSMARPITLVQPQRLEIGGGAIGRLGEWAGAYERIFVLAMVPTMGFVERIGLKGVVETFIDIPPEPDLPAVEAALAAARAFKPDLVIGLGGGSVMDVAKLVAALWDSDQSILDVVGVDKILGRRSALAQVPTTSGTGSEAGTRALVANPETLAKMAIESRHMLADIAVLDPELTYSVPAAVTAATGIDALAHCVEAFTNLKAHPLIDGYARMGIDLVGRYLARAVENGQDIEARTGMMLASYYGGICLGPVNTAGGHALAYPLGTRLKLPHGLANAIIFPHVLAFNAPVVPEKTRAICDFLQFRGSDADALRSESLAFCRRLGVETSLAAHGAPADELPIWASEAHAIRRLMDNNPRPMSVEDVLAIYRAAMA
- a CDS encoding exo-alpha-sialidase, with the translated sequence MSPEDIAARMDGRLVAGAEGRNEAFLPSPMVQNHAAFIERLDDGTLACLWFGGTLEGKSDISIYGSTLSPGATVWSAPVRLSDDDQRSEQNPVLWRDSRGQWHLFHTAQPAGNQDECLLRTRPVSLSGNQLVSGPPRELDLPLGSFIRGRFVRRKDGAVMMGVFRCISRPGQRWNGSHDNAAVAVSTDDGQTWTMSDVPGSIGSVHMTIVPLDGDHMVAFYRRRQSDFVCRSESLDGGFTWSEPRPTDVPNNNSSINVIRLRDGRLAMLCNPASAATSTDRRASLYDEIEEGDDRPDATGGCAPIWGVPRAPLTLCISTDGGLTWPQRRIVDDSPGTCTSNNSVDGRNKELSYPYLLEGEDGALHLAYTYFRRAIKYVRLPAGWIDGE
- a CDS encoding ABC transporter substrate-binding protein — encoded protein: MFKPLLIGALLASTTIAPALAQANTDITVVLSEELDLVEPCMATRSNIGRVIMQNISETLTELDVRGDAGLMPRLAESWEDLGNGTWQFKLRQGVTFSDGSAFDANDVKHSFDRVFSDQITCESKRYFADTALSFEVVDDNTINITADPVQPILPLLMTLVTIVPSETPMEFVRDPIGTGPYAMTDWTAGQQIVLERRDDYWGAQPEVTKATYVFRSEPAVRAGMVAAGEADIAPQITAEVADNRDLDFAYPNSETVYLRIDGQDAPTDDIRIRKALNHAIEREAFIGTILPEGTELAVAMVPPTTLGWNPNLTPPAYDPDLAKQLIAEAQADGVDTSLPIEIVARTENFPNVTEVAEAIVQMLTDVGFNASLRMVEVAEHEQFYSKPYPESEGTRLVMAQHDNSRGDPVFSMFFKYASEGTQSGVADPKVDDLIARASAATGEERAAIWSELFAYVHDEIVADVLLFHMVGLSRVGERLEFTPTIATNGQLQLSEIGFK
- a CDS encoding biotin transporter BioY, coding for MSTRSLVLIALFTAIIVVLGLIPPIMVGFFPVPIQAQNLGVMLAGVVLGARGGAFSVLLLLVLVAIGLPVLSGGRGGLAVFMSPTAGYLVGFLPAAFVTGWLSSKAAKAMAGGGKLFAGFFLAAAIGVVIDHAFGIAWLAFAAGLSLFDAVIGNLIFVPGDLIKAAIAAYVGLLLSTNLGARGRLD
- a CDS encoding ABC transporter permease, with product MADLTLAKPDDNSAPRGPSLLSMLWRDKLAFASAVILLVIVLFALFGPALLGELATRQNLRGRNFPPFSLERGWVFFLGGDSLGRPMLARLVVAAHSTILIAAGTVFSALVVGAGLGLVAGYRGKTVSQIIMRLADVIMSFPSLLIAVVVLYVLGPSIQNMVLVLAITRIPIYLRTTRAEVLEVRERMFVQAAIVMGARHRRIILRHILPVIAPTLVTIATLDFAFVMLAESSLSFLGIGVQPPDITWGLMVSQGRPYLTTAWWLAFWPGMMIVLTALSLNLLSNWMRVALDPNQRWRLESRRTKNV
- a CDS encoding dihydrodipicolinate synthase family protein encodes the protein MTNPATAFPVSGVFSAAATPILEDGSPDHASFAAHCKALIAEGCHGVALLGTTGEANSFSLNQRQQLLERVISAGLDPQQLLPGTSQTNIADSVTLVKHAIDAGVKACVVLPPFYYKGVSDEGLFRFYAQLVERVGSDDLRIILYHIPPIAQVGLSIELVGRLREAFPGVFVGIKDSSGKLESMQAYAAAFKDFSVLAGADPFMLPLLRAGGAGCITSSSNLIGKHLRVVFDNWFDPARSEAVEAAQARINAWRDLSNAYVQLPTVKAMLARRRGNDGWLRVCPPLVELSAAEAETVWARMAELEAQENV
- the pdxA gene encoding 4-hydroxythreonine-4-phosphate dehydrogenase PdxA; this translates as MSQIIGITMGDPAGVGPEISIKALAEMDADARARTRIYGNRATLEAARAAVGVSLDLDGVVVDLPMEGAPLPWGKLDPICGDAAFRFIEKAVRDAEAGEIGCIVTAPINKEALNAAGHHYDGHTGMLAALTGQKSAFMLLASERLKVIHVSTHVSLKTAIDRATPERILATIRAGNEHLKRVGYEHPRIAIAGINPHCGENGLFGTEDDVQVAPAVAMARAEGIDVVGPISADTVFHRAYNGGFDLVVAQYHDQGHIPIKLVAFDTAVNVSLGLPIDRTSVDHGTAFDIAGTGKANHINMNSAIAYARRLVSGKK
- a CDS encoding ABC transporter permease → MTKMIGQRAIASLLSLLGLMVLVFFLSRLTGDPAVLFLPIDATEEMKQQFRALHGLDLPLIEQFGRYVLDIVQLDFGESLRKARPAIDIVIEAYSWTLPLAVITMSLVVVAAIILGSLAAFNVGGFFDRLVSIVSLVGASAPDFWIAIVAIVIFSLGLGWLPTSGVGTPWHWILPITVLFIRPFGLVVQVVRGSMLSALSAPYVKTARAKGVKNLPLIFVHTLRNGMLPVITVIGDQAAAMLNGAVIVETIFGFPGIGKLMIDSILQRDFNVVLAAIMVTAIAIFIMNILIDIAYGLLDPRIRQ